The Bos mutus isolate GX-2022 chromosome 7, NWIPB_WYAK_1.1, whole genome shotgun sequence genome window below encodes:
- the MAT2B gene encoding methionine adenosyltransferase 2 subunit beta isoform X1, producing MVGREKELSIHFVPGDCRLVEEEVNIPNRRVLITGATGLLGRAVYKEFQQNNWHAVGCGFRRARPKFEQVNLLDSNAVHHIIYDFQPHVIVHCAAERRPDVVENHPDAASQLNVDASGNLAKEAAAIGAFLIYISSDYVFDGTNPPYREEDIPNPLNLYGKTKLEGEKAVLENNLGAAVLRIPVLYGEVERLEESAVTIMFDKVQFSNKSANMDHWQQRFPTHVKDVATVCRQLAEKRMLDPSIKGTFHWSGNEQMTKYEMACAIADAFNLPSSHLRPITDSPVVGAQRPRNAQLDCSRLETLGIGQRTPFRIGIKESLWPFLIDKRWRQTVFH from the exons ATGGTGGGCCGGGAGAAAGAGCTCTCTATCCACTTTGTTCCCGGGGACTGCCGGTTGGTGGAG GAGGAAGTTAACATCCCCAACAGGCGGGTTCTCATTACTGGTGCCACTGGGCTTCTTGGCAGAGCTGTGTACAAAGAATTTCAGCAGAATAATTGGCATGCCGTTGGCTGTGGTTTTAGAAGAGCAAGACCAAAATTTGAGCAGGTCAATCTCTTGGATTCTAATGCAGTTCATCACATCATTTATGATTTTCAG CCCCATGTCATCGTACACTGTGCAGCAGAGAGAAGGCCAGATGTTGTAGAAAATCACCCAGATGCTGCTTCTCAACTTAATGTGGATGCTTCTGGGAATTTAGCAAAGGAAGCAG ctgcAATTGGAGCATTTCTAATCTACATTAGCTCTGATTATGTTTTTGATGGAACAAACCCACCTTATAGAGAGGAAGACATACCAAATCCCCTAAATCTATATGGCAAAACAAAATTAGAAGGAGAAAAGGCCGTCCTGGAGAACAATTTAG GAGCTGCTGTTTTGAGAATTCCTGTTCTGTATGGAGAAGTTGAAAGGCTTGAGGAAAGTGCTGTGACTATTATGTTTGATAAAGTGCAGTTCAGCAACAAGTCCGCAAACATGGACCACTGGCAGCAACGGTTCCCCACGCACGTCAAAGATGTGGCCACCGTGTGTCGTCAGTTAGCAGAGAAGAGGATGCTG GATCCATCAATTAAGGGAACCTTTCACTGGTCTGGCAACGAACAGATGACTAAGTATGAAATGGCATGTGCAATTGCAGATGCCTTCAACCTCCCCAGCAGCCACTTAAGACCG ataactgACAGTCCTGTCGTAGGAGCACAACGTCCGAGAAATGCTCAGCTTGATTGCTCTAGATTGGAGACCTTGGGCATTGGCCAGCGAACACCATTTCGAATTGGAATCAAAGAGTCACTCTGGCCTTTCCTGATTGACAAGAGATGGAGACAGACGGTCTTTCATTAG
- the MAT2B gene encoding methionine adenosyltransferase 2 subunit beta isoform X2: MPEMPENMEQEEVNIPNRRVLITGATGLLGRAVYKEFQQNNWHAVGCGFRRARPKFEQVNLLDSNAVHHIIYDFQPHVIVHCAAERRPDVVENHPDAASQLNVDASGNLAKEAAAIGAFLIYISSDYVFDGTNPPYREEDIPNPLNLYGKTKLEGEKAVLENNLGAAVLRIPVLYGEVERLEESAVTIMFDKVQFSNKSANMDHWQQRFPTHVKDVATVCRQLAEKRMLDPSIKGTFHWSGNEQMTKYEMACAIADAFNLPSSHLRPITDSPVVGAQRPRNAQLDCSRLETLGIGQRTPFRIGIKESLWPFLIDKRWRQTVFH, from the exons GAGGAAGTTAACATCCCCAACAGGCGGGTTCTCATTACTGGTGCCACTGGGCTTCTTGGCAGAGCTGTGTACAAAGAATTTCAGCAGAATAATTGGCATGCCGTTGGCTGTGGTTTTAGAAGAGCAAGACCAAAATTTGAGCAGGTCAATCTCTTGGATTCTAATGCAGTTCATCACATCATTTATGATTTTCAG CCCCATGTCATCGTACACTGTGCAGCAGAGAGAAGGCCAGATGTTGTAGAAAATCACCCAGATGCTGCTTCTCAACTTAATGTGGATGCTTCTGGGAATTTAGCAAAGGAAGCAG ctgcAATTGGAGCATTTCTAATCTACATTAGCTCTGATTATGTTTTTGATGGAACAAACCCACCTTATAGAGAGGAAGACATACCAAATCCCCTAAATCTATATGGCAAAACAAAATTAGAAGGAGAAAAGGCCGTCCTGGAGAACAATTTAG GAGCTGCTGTTTTGAGAATTCCTGTTCTGTATGGAGAAGTTGAAAGGCTTGAGGAAAGTGCTGTGACTATTATGTTTGATAAAGTGCAGTTCAGCAACAAGTCCGCAAACATGGACCACTGGCAGCAACGGTTCCCCACGCACGTCAAAGATGTGGCCACCGTGTGTCGTCAGTTAGCAGAGAAGAGGATGCTG GATCCATCAATTAAGGGAACCTTTCACTGGTCTGGCAACGAACAGATGACTAAGTATGAAATGGCATGTGCAATTGCAGATGCCTTCAACCTCCCCAGCAGCCACTTAAGACCG ataactgACAGTCCTGTCGTAGGAGCACAACGTCCGAGAAATGCTCAGCTTGATTGCTCTAGATTGGAGACCTTGGGCATTGGCCAGCGAACACCATTTCGAATTGGAATCAAAGAGTCACTCTGGCCTTTCCTGATTGACAAGAGATGGAGACAGACGGTCTTTCATTAG